One genomic segment of Syngnathus acus chromosome 1, fSynAcu1.2, whole genome shotgun sequence includes these proteins:
- the LOC119122887 gene encoding protein FAM83F-like has protein sequence MAESQLVCMEDGRIGVQVAETRPEFYYSEEQRAAVEELLKNGDGAFKMRLKDDNMKDFLSAREVKLLTNNFKHYDAAGEGEREREAGARSSPSSDSGVHSTYWPQMSDTEVPPLDIGWPSGGFFKGVTRVAIHTHPPKDNGPHIKEVVRRLIQGASKVIAIVMDLLTDLQILQDLMDAAWRRSVAVYILLDQHGVPHFLDMCSRLQIGAQHLRNIRARTLSGVGFNLSFGRLPGSLCSKYMLVDGDKVVFGSYSYSWSSSRMDRNTITVMTGQVVEFFDQDFRELYAVSEKLDLFREFHVSPPANTSASVRSKAGPKRPPLPATTSRFQVSLGDPRKVNNIEVPAHKYYNPKYFLMFPDTPQPPRSLQGPTRPSELLRLTVPQEQITSSEKLDRLSPLPSEPVEFFKKANGVPQEKKRLTLKQRITKRLSSSKLSLNSGRASPAESTGHPGSQDPLEVKVKSSTNKLKLLKRPSTLGPRTDSVQTLDTTQDNSSLKSHRRPKQVCKVS, from the exons ATGGCCGAGTCCCAGCTCGTGTGCATGGAGGACGGCCGAATCGGCGTCCAGGTGGCCGAGACGCGGCCGGAGTTCTACTACAGCGAGGAGCAGCGCGCCGCCGTCGAGGAGCTGCTCAAGAACGGCGACGGCGCGTTCAAAATGCGCCTCAAGGACGACAACATGAAAGATTTTTTATCCGCCAGGGAGGTGAAACTGCTCACCAATAACTTTAAACACTACGACGCGGCCGGGGAGGGGGAGCGGGAGCGGGAGGCGGGCGCGCGCTCGTCTCCGTCCTCGGACTCCGGGGTCCACTCCACCTACTGGCCGCAGATGTCCGACACCGAGGTGCCGCCGCTGGACATTGGCTGGCCCAGCGGGGGCTTCTTCAAGGGGGTGACCCGGGTGGCGATCCACACGCACCCTCCCAAGGACAACGGACCGCATATCAAGGAGGTGGTGCGCAGGCTCATCCAGGGGGCCAGCAAG GTGATCGCCATCGTGATGGACCTGCTCACCGACCTGCAGATCCTGCAGGACCTGATGGACGCCGCCTGGCGCCGCTCGGTGGCCGTCTACATCCTGCTGGACCAACACGGCGTGCCGCACTTCCTGGACATGTGCTCTCGGCTGCAGATCGGCGCCCAGCACCTGCGG AACATTCGCGCCCGGACCCTCTCCGGGGTGGGCTTCAACTTGTCCTTCGGCAGACTGCCCGGCTCCTTGTGCTCCAAGTACATGCTGGTGGACGGAGACAAAGTGGTCTTTGGATCCTACAG TTACTCGTGGTCCTCGTCGCGCATGGACCGCAACACCATCACGGTGATGACGGGCCAGGTGGTGGAGTTCTTCGACCAGGACTTCCGCGAGCTCTACGCCGTGTCGGAGAAGCTGGACCTCTTCCGCGAGTTCCACGTGAGCCCGCCGGCCAACACGAGCGCCAGCGTGCGCTCCAAAGCGGGCCCCAAGCGGCCCCCGCTTCCCGCCACCACGTCCCGCTTCCAAGTCAGCCTCGGCGACCCCCGCAAAGTCAATAACATCGAGGTGCCCGCTCACAAGTACTACAACCCCAAGTACTTCCTCATGTTCCCGGACACGCCGCAGCCGCCGAGGTCCCTGCAGGGGCCCACCAGACCGTCCGAGCTCTTGCGGCTTACCGTGCCCCAGGAACAGATCACCAGCAGCGAGAAACTGGACCGCCTCAGCCCGCTCCCGTCGGAACCGGTGGAGTTCTTCAAGAAAGCCAACGGCGTCCCGCAGGAGAAGAAGAGACTGACGCTGAAGCAGAGGATCACCAAGAGATTGTCGTCCAGCAAGCTGTCCCTCAACAGCGGGAGGGCCAGCCCCGCCGAGTCCACGGGACACCCGGGGAGCCAGGACCCCCTGGAGGTCAAGGTCAAGTCATCCACCAACAAGCTCAAGCTCCTCAAGAGGCCGTCCACGCTCGGGCCCAGGACCGACTCGGTGCAGACGTTAGACACCACGCAAGACAACAGCA GCCTGAAGAGTCACCGCCGACCTAAGCAAGTGTGCAAAGTGTCCTGA
- the cyth4b gene encoding cytohesin 4b isoform X2 gives MTDMVLSGFTTAEMLELESIKMHKKGLLDDIQKLKDEIDSVMAEILNFDLAETEESKSMGRKQFSNGKKKFNMDPKKGINYLVENKLLEKSAACIADFLYKEEGLNKTAIGEFLGERDELHLQTLKAFVELHEFSDLNLVQALRQFLWSFRLPGEAQKIDRMMEAFAARYCQCNANVFQSTDTCYILSFAIIMLNTSLHNPNVKDKTTLERFVCMNKGINNGRDLPVELLSKLYESIRKEPFKIPEDDGNDLTHTFFNPDREGWLLKLGGRVKTWKRRWFILTDNCLYYFEFTTDKEPRGIIPLENLCVRDVPFPRKPYCLELYNPNSRGQKIKACKTETDGRVVEGKHQSYAICAASAGERDSWIHAIRASITRDPFYDLVSQRKKKLIKQNQQD, from the exons ATGACTGACATGG TTCTGTCGGGTTTCACAACGGCCGAAATGTTGGAGTTGGAGAGCATCAAGATGCACAAGAAAGGACTTCTGGATGACATCCAG aaaCTCAAGGATGAGATTGACAGCGTAATGGCCGAGATTCTCAATTTCGACTTGGCCGAGACCGAGGAAAG CAAAAGCATGGGAAGGAAACAATTCTCCAATGGGAAGAAAAAATTCAACATGGACCCTAAGAAG GGTATCAATTACCTGGTGGAGAACAAGTTATTGGAGAAGAGCGCTGCATGCATCGCCGACTTCCTCTACAAGGAGGAGGGCCTCAACAAGACGGCCATCGGAGAGTTCCTGGGAGAAAG GGACGAGCTCCACCTGCAAACCTTGAAGGCCTTTGTGGAACTTCACGAGTTCTCCGACCTCAACTTGGTCCAGGCGCTGAG aCAGTTCCTGTGGAGTTTCCGTCTGCCCGGCGAGGCCCAGAAGATCGACCGCATGATGGAGGCGTTTGCCGCGCGATACTGCCAATGCAACGCAAACGTCTTCCAGTCCACCG ACACGTGCTACATCTTGTCGTTCGCCATCATCATGCTGAACACCAGCTTGCACAACCCCAACGTGAAGGACAAGACCACGCTGGAGCGATTTGTTTGCATGAACAAAGGCATCAACAACGGCCGCGACCTCCCCGTAGAGCTGCTCTCG AAACTTTACGAGAGCATCCGCAAGGAGCCCTTCAAGATTCCCGAGGACGACGGCAACGACCTGACGCACACGTTCTTCAACCCCGACAGAGAAGGATGGCTCCTCAAGCTGG GCGGCCGAGTGAAGACGTGGAAGAGGCGATGGTTCATCCTCACTGACAACTGCCTCTACTACTTTGAGTTCACCACC GACAAAGAGCCTCGAGGCATCATCCCTCTGGAGAACCTGTGCGTCCGGGACGTCCCCTTTCCCCGCAAACCT TACTGCCTGGAGCTGTACAACCCCAACAGTCGAGGTCAGAAGATCAAAGCGTGCAAGACGGAGACGGACGGCCGCGTGGTGGAGGGCAAACACCAATCGTACGCCATCTGCGCTGCCAGCGCCGGCGAGAGAGACTCCTGGATCCACGCCATCAG GGCGAGCATCACCAGGGACCCTTTCTACGACCTGGTGTCCCAGCGCAAGAAGAAACTAATCAAGCAGAACCAGCAGGACTGA
- the cyth4b gene encoding cytohesin 4b isoform X1, translating to MTDMVLSGFTTAEMLELESIKMHKKGLLDDIQKLKDEIDSVMAEILNFDLAETEESKSMGRKQFSNGKKKFNMDPKKGINYLVENKLLEKSAACIADFLYKEEGLNKTAIGEFLGERDELHLQTLKAFVELHEFSDLNLVQALRQFLWSFRLPGEAQKIDRMMEAFAARYCQCNANVFQSTDTCYILSFAIIMLNTSLHNPNVKDKTTLERFVCMNKGINNGRDLPVELLSKLYESIRKEPFKIPEDDGNDLTHTFFNPDREGWLLKLGGRVKTWKRRWFILTDNCLYYFEFTTQDKEPRGIIPLENLCVRDVPFPRKPYCLELYNPNSRGQKIKACKTETDGRVVEGKHQSYAICAASAGERDSWIHAIRASITRDPFYDLVSQRKKKLIKQNQQD from the exons ATGACTGACATGG TTCTGTCGGGTTTCACAACGGCCGAAATGTTGGAGTTGGAGAGCATCAAGATGCACAAGAAAGGACTTCTGGATGACATCCAG aaaCTCAAGGATGAGATTGACAGCGTAATGGCCGAGATTCTCAATTTCGACTTGGCCGAGACCGAGGAAAG CAAAAGCATGGGAAGGAAACAATTCTCCAATGGGAAGAAAAAATTCAACATGGACCCTAAGAAG GGTATCAATTACCTGGTGGAGAACAAGTTATTGGAGAAGAGCGCTGCATGCATCGCCGACTTCCTCTACAAGGAGGAGGGCCTCAACAAGACGGCCATCGGAGAGTTCCTGGGAGAAAG GGACGAGCTCCACCTGCAAACCTTGAAGGCCTTTGTGGAACTTCACGAGTTCTCCGACCTCAACTTGGTCCAGGCGCTGAG aCAGTTCCTGTGGAGTTTCCGTCTGCCCGGCGAGGCCCAGAAGATCGACCGCATGATGGAGGCGTTTGCCGCGCGATACTGCCAATGCAACGCAAACGTCTTCCAGTCCACCG ACACGTGCTACATCTTGTCGTTCGCCATCATCATGCTGAACACCAGCTTGCACAACCCCAACGTGAAGGACAAGACCACGCTGGAGCGATTTGTTTGCATGAACAAAGGCATCAACAACGGCCGCGACCTCCCCGTAGAGCTGCTCTCG AAACTTTACGAGAGCATCCGCAAGGAGCCCTTCAAGATTCCCGAGGACGACGGCAACGACCTGACGCACACGTTCTTCAACCCCGACAGAGAAGGATGGCTCCTCAAGCTGG GCGGCCGAGTGAAGACGTGGAAGAGGCGATGGTTCATCCTCACTGACAACTGCCTCTACTACTTTGAGTTCACCACC CAGGACAAAGAGCCTCGAGGCATCATCCCTCTGGAGAACCTGTGCGTCCGGGACGTCCCCTTTCCCCGCAAACCT TACTGCCTGGAGCTGTACAACCCCAACAGTCGAGGTCAGAAGATCAAAGCGTGCAAGACGGAGACGGACGGCCGCGTGGTGGAGGGCAAACACCAATCGTACGCCATCTGCGCTGCCAGCGCCGGCGAGAGAGACTCCTGGATCCACGCCATCAG GGCGAGCATCACCAGGGACCCTTTCTACGACCTGGTGTCCCAGCGCAAGAAGAAACTAATCAAGCAGAACCAGCAGGACTGA